The Mycoplasmopsis caviae sequence TAACGGATAGAAGAAGAACTTTTGAGGTTCAGATAGTACAAGAACAAATATGGAAGAAGCACTAAATGCAAGAGGAATTGAACTTATAACAAGCAAGAATCCAAAGGCAAAACCAAATGTTGAAAGATCATTTTGAACATTGCAAAGATGAATAGGAACATTCTTTCATACAAACGGAATCAACTGTTTTGAAGACTTTTGGGAAAAATTGAACTTTTAATTGATGAATACAACAAACAATTTAAAAAGGCCGAAGCAGTAAGTAAAAATCAAATGTTTTTAGAAAGCCAAATACTGAAATTTTTGAAGAAGAGATGAATCTTGTAATTAAAAGAAAAATAGTTAATCATACTGTGAGATATGACAACAAATATCTTGCTCCATTTGATAATAATGGCGCTAGGGTTTCTATGTTTGAAAGTGGAGAGGCAAAGTCTTATGGTAACTCCTGAAAATAAATTATTCTTTGTTGAGGGGAAAAGAAAATATGAAGCCAGAGTACCGAAAGGAAACGAATTGAGTGCAATCGATGTATATGCAATATCAAAAATCTTGATCCACAACATCAAGGTGTAAGAGCCTACAATTAAAACCATGCTTCATAATAGAACATGAACATCCAGTACATTTGAAAAACTTGAAAATATATTTAAGAATTCTGCAAACCCAAACAATAAAGACATTGAATTTATTAAAAACTATTAAGTGAAAATCTTGAAAAGTTAAATGATATTACAAAAGAAATGAAGGAATTTATTGACGCTAATTACAAATCATTTAAGTAAGTTTTTCTTGTTTCTTCTTTTTTAAAAGAAGAAAGCCTGTCTTGCAAGACAAAAAGAAGTTTTGCTTCTTAAGACCGACAGGTCTTAATAAGAGCCAACGGCTCAATACTTATTAAATAAGTTATTTTTTATTTCAATCAACAATTTATTTGTTGATTGAAGAATATTTAAAAAGAAATTAACAAATGATGTCAATCCCCAAAAGTTATGAAAAAACTTTAGGATTGAAGACAAAATGAATTAATTAAAAGCAACTTCTTAATGATGTTGTATGTTTTAATATGCAAAATTTTAAAAAATGTAATTTAACATTTAAAAATGCGGTAAACCTTAATGTTGTACACACAAAAACAAAAAATAACACATTTTTTTGCTGTTTTAGTTAAAAAATAGCCAAACTTTTATGTGTTTTGGCTATAATTTTTACAACCTTAAAAATTGGACAAAATAGAAGAAAATTATCAAGGCACATTTTTTAATTGGTAATTATGCATAAAAAATCATATAAATTTTGCATTCAAAAAATGCCACCAAAAAATAATTTATAATTTTATTGTTAATTAAAATTGTAAAGGAATGAAATAATATGAACGGAATTATTTTTGATTGACATTATTTGCTTGGTGAATTTATTGGAACATTTGTTCTAGTCTTACTTGGCAATGGAGTTTGTGCTGTAAATAATTACAAAAAAATGTATGGTAAATCTGGTGGTTGACTAATGATTGCTGTTGGTTGAGCACTAGCGGTGCTTTTTGGAGCATTAATTGCTGATGCTTGCGGTGCTCCTGGACACTTAAATCCTGTGGTAACAATTACTGCTTTACTTGCAATAGGCATGTTTGCACACTTGCATGCTGTTCTCTACTTTTTGATGATTGCAATGCAATTTGCTGGAGCAATATTTGCACAAGTTGTTCTTAACTTTTTAAACTGACATCATATTAAAGAAAATGACTTTAGTGCACTTAAAGGTTCAAGTTGTACAGGACCAACACACAGAAATGCATGAGTAAGAAATTTCTCATACGAATTCATCGGAACACTATTACTTCTTATTGTAATCTTTGTTGTTAATGTAAACAATAAATTACCATACATTTCAATATCAATTGTTGCTATAGGTCTTTCATTAGGTGCTGTAACAGGTTATGCAATTAACCCTGCTCGTGATTTAGGTCCAAGACTTGTTTATTATGCAATGACCAAATTACCAGCATTTAGAAGTAGCTTAATTGATGAAGAAACTAAAAAAATTAAAGCAGAATATTCAGCAGACCTTAAATATGGTTTCTTAATCCCTACATTAGCACCTATGACAGCAGCTATTGTTGTAGGTTCAGGTCTACTAATTAAAACCTTAATGTCAACAATGTAATATAAATATTTAGGCTAAACAAAGCATGATTTTTGATGCTTTGTTTTTTGTTTCTTTATGATGGTTAATTAGATCTGTTAGAGTTTTAAAAAGTAGTCATTTAATCCACAAAAAAGTCTATAAAACAGGACTATTCATTTATTTTGGAAATTGAAAAATTGGTTAGTCAACAGTAAAATTCAAACAAAAAAATGAACCTTTTTAAGTTCATTTTTCGGGATTTAATTATTTATTAAGACTTTCTCATTTTCAGTTTTTAACTTCTGGAATATCAGTTCCAACTTCACGGATGTACTTGTTGTGGAATTGAATAGTTTGTTCCATTTTATCCATAAATGGTTTTGCTTCTGAACAGTAAACAGCTTTTGCTGCATCACTAGCCATGTGGAATCTATCCATGTGGCTTAATTGTCTAATGTCAAACGATGTTGTAATGTCTCCATTTTCTCTATAACCATGAGCAATTAAATTGTGGTTGTGACGGTCAAAGAATATATCTCTTAAAATACCTTCGTAACCATGGAAAGCAAATAAAACAGGTTTGTCTTTTGTAAAGATTGCGTCAAATTCTTCATCACTTAAACCACGTGGATCAATATTTGGATGTCTTAATTTTAGTAAATCAACAACATTAACAAATCTGATCTTTAGTTCTGGATATTCTTTGTTAAGTATTGAGATAGCAGCTAATGCTTCAAGGTTTGGTTCTGTACCACTTGCTACTACAACTAAGTCAGGAGTTTCATCTCTTGAACATGTTGAAGCCCAATCAATAATGTCTAAACCTTTTTCTACTAATCTTTCAGCTTCTTCAACTGTATAGAATTGGTATCTAGGTTGTTTAGATGAAACAATTAAGTTAATAACATTTCTTTCACTGAATGCTTTATCCATAACAGCTAATAATGTGTTTGTATCAGCTGGTAAGTATTCTCTAATTAATTCAGGTCTTTTGTCTGCAAGGTGACCAATTAACCCTGGATCTTGGTGCGTGTAACCATTATGATCTTGTTGGAAAGCAGTTGAAGTTGCAATAACATTTAACGATGGGTAGTCATTTCTTCATACAATTTCTTTTGCTTTTCTTAATCACTTCATATGTTGTGTAATCATTGAATCAACAACTCTTAAGAATGATTCATATGAAGCAAACACACCATGACGGCCTGTTAATACATAACCTTCTAGAAAACCTTCTGCTTGGTGTTCTGAAAGTTGTGAGTCAATGATTCTACCTGCAGGGCTAAGAGCTTCATCTAACTTAGAATCGATTTTTTCCATTCATTGACGGTTTGTAACTTTAAATAAGTTATATAAACGATTTGATTTAGTTTCATCAGGTCCAAAAATTCTAAAGTTATCTGGATTTCTTTTAACAAGGTCAGCAAAATATGTACCTAATTCAACCATATCTTGTGCAACAACTGAACCTGGTTTGTCAAATTGAAGAGCAAATTTTCTTCAGTCTCCAAGTTTCATAACTTTAGGGTTAATTCCACCATTGGTAATTGGATTAACTCCCATTCTCTTTTTACCTTTTGGTGCAAGTGCAGCAATTTCCTTAACTAGTTTACCTTTGTTGTCAAACAATTCTTCAGGTTTATATGATCTCAATCATTTTTCAAGTTCTGCCACATGTTCCATATCTTCAGATGTAATTGGAAGTGGAACTTGGTGAGCACGGAAACTACCTTCAATAGCTTCTTTGTTTCACGATTTAGGACCTGTTCAACCCTTAGGTGTTCTTAAAACAATCATAGGTCAGATTGGTCTTTTAGCTTTTTCTGCTTCTTTTTTACGAGCTTTTGTTTGGATTGATTGAATTTTTTCGATTACTTCATCTAAGGTTTTAGCCATTAATTCATGCATTATTTCTGGCTTGTCACCTTCAACAAAATAAGGTTCTCATCCCATACCTTTAAAGTATTGTTGCAATTCTTCATTACTTTTACGGCTTAAAATTGTAGGGTTTGAAATCTTACCACCGTTTAAGTGAAGAATTGGTAATACAGCACCATCATTTACTGGGTTAATAAATGAGTTTGAAAATCAACTTCCGGCAAGAGGTCCTGTTTCAGCTTCACCATCACCAACAACTGTTGCAGCAATAACTTGTGGGTTATCAAGAATTGCACCTGTTGCATGTGAAATGGCATAACCTAATTCACCACCTTCATGGATTGAACCGGGTGTTTCAGGAGCAGCGTGTGATGCTGTTCCACCAGGGAACGAGAAGTATTTAAATAAGTGTTGCATTCCTGCTTCAT is a genomic window containing:
- a CDS encoding MIP/aquaporin family protein, with the translated sequence MNGIIFDWHYLLGEFIGTFVLVLLGNGVCAVNNYKKMYGKSGGWLMIAVGWALAVLFGALIADACGAPGHLNPVVTITALLAIGMFAHLHAVLYFLMIAMQFAGAIFAQVVLNFLNWHHIKENDFSALKGSSCTGPTHRNAWVRNFSYEFIGTLLLLIVIFVVNVNNKLPYISISIVAIGLSLGAVTGYAINPARDLGPRLVYYAMTKLPAFRSSLIDEETKKIKAEYSADLKYGFLIPTLAPMTAAIVVGSGLLIKTLMSTM
- a CDS encoding phosphoketolase family protein — protein: MNKKEFDSKEYLEKVHAWWRAANYLSVGQIYLRNNPLLRHPLTSEDVKVYPIGHWGTISGQNFIYAHLNRVINKYDLNMFYIEGPGHGGQVMTSNSYLDGSYTELFPHVTQDEAGMQHLFKYFSFPGGTASHAAPETPGSIHEGGELGYAISHATGAILDNPQVIAATVVGDGEAETGPLAGSWFSNSFINPVNDGAVLPILHLNGGKISNPTILSRKSNEELQQYFKGMGWEPYFVEGDKPEIMHELMAKTLDEVIEKIQSIQTKARKKEAEKAKRPIWPMIVLRTPKGWTGPKSWNKEAIEGSFRAHQVPLPITSEDMEHVAELEKWLRSYKPEELFDNKGKLVKEIAALAPKGKKRMGVNPITNGGINPKVMKLGDWRKFALQFDKPGSVVAQDMVELGTYFADLVKRNPDNFRIFGPDETKSNRLYNLFKVTNRQWMEKIDSKLDEALSPAGRIIDSQLSEHQAEGFLEGYVLTGRHGVFASYESFLRVVDSMITQHMKWLRKAKEIVWRNDYPSLNVIATSTAFQQDHNGYTHQDPGLIGHLADKRPELIREYLPADTNTLLAVMDKAFSERNVINLIVSSKQPRYQFYTVEEAERLVEKGLDIIDWASTCSRDETPDLVVVASGTEPNLEALAAISILNKEYPELKIRFVNVVDLLKLRHPNIDPRGLSDEEFDAIFTKDKPVLFAFHGYEGILRDIFFDRHNHNLIAHGYRENGDITTSFDIRQLSHMDRFHMASDAAKAVYCSEAKPFMDKMEQTIQFHNKYIREVGTDIPEVKNWKWESLNK